One region of Candidatus Nitrosocosmicus arcticus genomic DNA includes:
- a CDS encoding response regulator, whose translation MNLLTIDDNHDTTQAVSDYCMFHGIDSKEVNEGHKGLFEIQKQEYDLILLDISLPEYTGFDILSQLKKQGVRYKRIVILTALNLKMDDFKDYTEVGVREIVKKPIGLDRLDDVVKSYLMNVTHPIS comes from the coding sequence TTGAACTTATTGACTATCGATGACAACCATGACACCACGCAAGCAGTGTCGGATTATTGTATGTTTCACGGCATAGATAGCAAGGAAGTCAACGAGGGTCATAAGGGGTTGTTTGAGATTCAAAAACAGGAATATGACCTTATACTTTTGGACATATCTTTACCAGAATATACAGGGTTTGATATTCTCAGTCAATTGAAAAAACAAGGTGTGCGGTATAAAAGGATAGTAATATTAACCGCCTTAAATCTGAAGATGGACGATTTCAAAGACTATACGGAAGTTGGAGTAAGAGAAATCGTGAAAAAACCGATAGGACTGGACCGCCTTGATGATGTTGTGAAAAGTTATTTGATGAACGTTACACATCCTATATCATAA